The Halictus rubicundus isolate RS-2024b chromosome 3, iyHalRubi1_principal, whole genome shotgun sequence genome includes a region encoding these proteins:
- the Mocs1 gene encoding molybdenum cofactor synthesis 1 isoform X2: MFRKINTVKTILGGAHSFTDASVASNASSRVQQLKKLLNESNYNDRLTDSFGRHHTYLRISVTERCNLRCLYCMPAEGVTLTKNDGILRTEEIIKIASLFVEEGVRKIRLTGGEPTVRKDIVDIIAGLKELPGLKQVAITTNGLTLTRQLPSLQRAGLDAVNISLDTLREDRFEQFTRRKGWSRVVAAIDLAIQLGYNPVKVNCVVMNGFNDDELVNFVNLTKSRPIDVRFIEYMPFQGNKWNENKMVSFDSMKKMIRNVYPDLRRLPNEYNDTSKAYHIPGFTGQVGFITSMSEHFCSSCNRLRITADGNLKVCLFEGKGEVSLRDALRNGTSDEDLKEMIGVAVRRKKKQHAGMFNLSKMENRPMILIGG, from the exons ATGTTTCGTAAAATTAACACTGTCAAAACGATCCTCGGTGGCGCGCATTCGTTCACGGATGCATCTGTGGCGTCAAACGCATCGTCTAGG GTGCAGCAATTGAAGAAATTGTTGAATGAAAGCAATTACAATGACAGGCTTACCGATTCCTTCGGACGGCATCATACTTACTTACGCATTTCTGTCACCGAGCGTTGTAATCTTCGAT GTTTGTATTGCATGCCAGCAGAAGGCGTTACATTGACAAAGAACGATGGTATTTTGAGGAcagaagaaataattaaaatagcaAGTTTATTCGTTGAAGAAGGTGTGCGTAAAATACGTTTAACAGGTGGCGAACCAACAGTTAGAAAAGATATTGTCGACATTATCG CTGGCTTGAAAGAATTGCCTGGTTTGAAGCAGGTTGCAATTACTACCAACGGTTTAACGTTAACGCGTCAATTGCCATCTCTTCAACGAGCTGGATTAGATGCGGTAAATATTTCTCTAGACACATTAAGAGAAGATCGTTTCGAGCAATTTACTCGCAGGAAAGGTTGGTCCAGGGTTGTAGCTGCGATAGACTTGGCCATTCAGTTGGGTTATAATCCTGTTAAG GTAAACTGTGTGGTAATGAATGGCTTCAACGATGACGAGTTAGTCAATTTCGTTAATTTAACGAAAAGTCGTCCGATCGACGTACGTTTCATCGAATACATGCCTTTCCAAGGGAACAAATGGAACGAAAATAAAATGGTATCTTTCGATTCAATGAAGAAAATGATAAGAAACGTATATCCCGATTTACGACGTCTTCCAAACGAGTACAACGATACATCGAAA GCATACCACATTCCTGGATTCACAGGGCAGGTCGGATTTATTACGTCGATGAGTGAACACTTTTGCAGTTCGTGTAATCGATTGAGAATAACGGCAGATGGAAATTTGAAGGTCTGTTTGTTCGAAGGAAAAGGGGAAGTCTCTCTTCGTGACGCTTTGCGGAACGGAACGTCCGACGAGGATTTGAAGGAGATGATCGGCGTCGCGGTGCGACGTAAGAAAAAGCAACACGCCG GAATGTTCAATCTATCCAAGATGGAAAACAGGCCGATGATACTTATAGGGGGGTGA
- the Mocs1 gene encoding molybdenum cofactor synthesis 1 isoform X1, which yields MFRKINTVKTILGGAHSFTDASVASNASSRVQQLKKLLNESNYNDRLTDSFGRHHTYLRISVTERCNLRCLYCMPAEGVTLTKNDGILRTEEIIKIASLFVEEGVRKIRLTGGEPTVRKDIVDIIAGLKELPGLKQVAITTNGLTLTRQLPSLQRAGLDAVNISLDTLREDRFEQFTRRKGWSRVVAAIDLAIQLGYNPVKVNCVVMNGFNDDELVNFVNLTKSRPIDVRFIEYMPFQGNKWNENKMVSFDSMKKMIRNVYPDLRRLPNEYNDTSKAYHIPGFTGQVGFITSMSEHFCSSCNRLRITADGNLKVCLFEGKGEVSLRDALRNGTSDEDLKEMIGVAVRRKKKQHAVKKNRLARKRFKDEQRRFAPLGGLTRMLLCSHEFQSTTRRMFSLLSHVDKDGKASMVDVGSKVDSKRVAIAKGVVQVDSTISKLIAENNGKKGDVLSVAQLAGIIGAKRTPDLIPLCHPVSLSYANVVLRLNEKSNRVEITAEIRCTGKTGVEMEALTAVSIAALTVYDMCKFATSPVALKITDIELISKTGGTKGDFYRD from the exons ATGTTTCGTAAAATTAACACTGTCAAAACGATCCTCGGTGGCGCGCATTCGTTCACGGATGCATCTGTGGCGTCAAACGCATCGTCTAGG GTGCAGCAATTGAAGAAATTGTTGAATGAAAGCAATTACAATGACAGGCTTACCGATTCCTTCGGACGGCATCATACTTACTTACGCATTTCTGTCACCGAGCGTTGTAATCTTCGAT GTTTGTATTGCATGCCAGCAGAAGGCGTTACATTGACAAAGAACGATGGTATTTTGAGGAcagaagaaataattaaaatagcaAGTTTATTCGTTGAAGAAGGTGTGCGTAAAATACGTTTAACAGGTGGCGAACCAACAGTTAGAAAAGATATTGTCGACATTATCG CTGGCTTGAAAGAATTGCCTGGTTTGAAGCAGGTTGCAATTACTACCAACGGTTTAACGTTAACGCGTCAATTGCCATCTCTTCAACGAGCTGGATTAGATGCGGTAAATATTTCTCTAGACACATTAAGAGAAGATCGTTTCGAGCAATTTACTCGCAGGAAAGGTTGGTCCAGGGTTGTAGCTGCGATAGACTTGGCCATTCAGTTGGGTTATAATCCTGTTAAG GTAAACTGTGTGGTAATGAATGGCTTCAACGATGACGAGTTAGTCAATTTCGTTAATTTAACGAAAAGTCGTCCGATCGACGTACGTTTCATCGAATACATGCCTTTCCAAGGGAACAAATGGAACGAAAATAAAATGGTATCTTTCGATTCAATGAAGAAAATGATAAGAAACGTATATCCCGATTTACGACGTCTTCCAAACGAGTACAACGATACATCGAAA GCATACCACATTCCTGGATTCACAGGGCAGGTCGGATTTATTACGTCGATGAGTGAACACTTTTGCAGTTCGTGTAATCGATTGAGAATAACGGCAGATGGAAATTTGAAGGTCTGTTTGTTCGAAGGAAAAGGGGAAGTCTCTCTTCGTGACGCTTTGCGGAACGGAACGTCCGACGAGGATTTGAAGGAGATGATCGGCGTCGCGGTGCGACGTAAGAAAAAGCAACACGCCG TGAAAAAGAATCGCTTAGCGAGGAAACGTTTTAAAGACGAACAACGACGCTTCGCTCCACTCGGGGGTTTAACACGTATGCTTCTCTGTTCGCACGAATTTCAAAGTACCACGAGAAGAATGTTTTCCTTGTTGTCGCACGTGGACAAAGACGGCAAAGCAAGCATGGTGGATGTCGGTTCGAAAGTCGATAGTAAACGCGTCGCAATAGCGAAAGGAGTTGTACAGGTCGATTCAACGATAAGTAAATTAATAGCGGAAAACAATGGGAAGAAGGGCGACGTGTTGTCCGTGGCGCAATTAGCCGGTATCATAGGAGCAAAGCGAACCCCCGATTTGATACCTCTCTGCCATCCGGTCTCGTTGTCCTACGCAAACGTGGTTTTACGTTTGAACGAGAAATCGAATCGAGTAGAAATCACGGCAGAAATTAGATGTACCGGCAAGACTGGCGTAGAAATGGAAGCCTTGACGGCAGTAAGTATCGCGGCGTTAACCGTTTATGACATGTGTAAGTTCGCGACCTCTCCAGTTGCACTCAAGATAACCGATATAGAGCTAATTTCAAAAACTGGCGGTACGAAGGGTGATTTTTATAGAGACTAA